The DNA sequence CCACTTCCGGACCGGCCATCGAACACCAGGGGGATCTGGCTGCGATTTTAAGCAATCTTTCAGACAACGACATCTTCTTTATCGATGAGATTCATCGCCTGACTCCGACGGTTGAAGAAATACTCTATCCGGCAATGGAGGATTTTCAACTAGACCTGATTATCGGGCAAGGGCCTTCCGCGAGAACTATTAAACTCGATCTACCGAAATTTACCCTGGTGGGCGCAACAACTCGTGCAGGGTTAATCACTTCGCCTCTGAGAGACCGGTTTGGCGTCGTTCAGCGCCTGGAATTTTATACTTCAGCAGAACTGGCCACGATTATCAGACGTTCTGCATCGATATTAAATGTCGACATAGACGAGGCAGGGTCGTTGGAAATTGCGGCCCGCTCCAGAGGAACGCCGAGAATTGCCAATCGCATTTTGCGTCGGGTGAGAGATTACGCCGAGGTCAAGGCAAAAGGGGTGATTACACTTGAAGTGGCGAAAGAGGGTCTCGAGCTACTTGAAATCGATGACAGGGGCTTGGATGCCATGGACCGCAAGCTGCTTCGAATGATAGTGGAAAAGTTTGGTGGCGGCCCCGTTGGGGTGGAAACACTGGCGGCGGCTATGAATGAAGAAAAGGAAACTCTGGAAGATGTTTATGAGCCTTACCTGATTCAAAACGGATTTATTGACCGGACGCCGCGAGGAAGAATGGCGGCTGATGCGACCTACCAACTTTTTGACCTAAAAAAGGGCTCGCCTCCGTTCGAGGGCCAGCCCAAACTCCTGTAAGTCACCCCGGATCGACGCAAGCCCCTCTAGACAAATTCAGCGAACGATGTGAGCGAGAGGGGGAGGCTCCGTCCGGCTTTGCCGGTGGAGGGGGCGACGCAAGCCCCTCTAATAGATTGCCATTTCAATAACCAGTATCACCACCAGTCCCACAACCAGGTTGGCAATGGTCAAATTTCGCATCGAAGGAAGGAGATCTTCGATTGCTTGAAAATGTTCCCTGGCCTTTCCTGGTTCCGGATTTTTTAGGAGGGCCCGGTAGTGAATCCGCAGGTCGAAAAAAAAGCCGAAAAACAGGACTCCGAACAAAATGAGCATCAATCCAACAAGCATAAACTTAACCAGGAGAATCATGCCGAGCCGCGAACCCAGGGAGACTTTCTGATCCACTAATACTCGGATCAGCATATCTGACCCGGAAATTATGAGAAGGGTGATGGATGACCAGGTCATCATCAGAAATCTTCGGATGACGGGAAAAAGGAGAGGGAGCCGTGCGGGAAGGTCATGGACCTTTAAAAAAGGCTGGAGCGCGATCAATTGAAACATCATCCCGCCGACCCAGGTGATCACTCCCAAAAAATGAAGCCATCTCATGACGGCGTCGAGACTCAGCATGTTGCCCCCATTTGAAAGATTAGTGATGAGAGGAATTGATCAGGTTAAGAAATTCTTCCCGGGTCTTATGATCCGATCTGAAGGAGCCGAGCATTGCGCTGGAAACCGCAACCGTGTTTTGTTTTTCAACACCCCGCATCATCATACAAAGGTGTTGGGCCTTCATCACGACTCCCACGCCGACGGGGGAGATGGTTTTCTGAATTGCATCGGCAATCTGTTTGGTTAACCGCTCTTGCACCTGGAGCCGCCGGCTGAATACTTCGACAATTCGAGGGAGCTTGCTCAAACCGATTACCTTTTGCGTTGGGATATAGGCGACATGGCATTTGCCAAAGAAAGGAAGAAGGTGGTGTTCACAGAGAGAGTAAAAGTCAATATCCTTGACAATCAGCATCTCTTCATAGTCAATATCAAAAAGCGCATCATTGAGTATCTCGTTTAAATCCTGTTTGTACCCCTTGGTTAGAAAATCGAGTGATTTCTGAACCCGGTCGGGCGTTTTCAACAAACCATCCCTTTTCGGATTTTCTCCTATCAGCTCTAATTGTCTCCGAATGAGTCTCTGCATTTCGATTTCGGGTGAAGTGTTTTTTATCTTTTTCGGCATGAAAAAGTGGACCTCGTTATGAATTAGATCTTATCCGAAATATTCAAAATAGTTGTCACGGGTTTCAATCAGTTTAAGCTTATAGAGGCGGTTGGAAAGCGAAGGAAAAAGACGGTTCCAAACAATGACCAATATATTTTCAGCTGTAGAAACATTTTCTTTAAATTCATCAAAATCCTGATCAAGATAGTGATGATCATACCGGTCTGAAATATCTCGTCGGATAAACTGATGGGATTTTTCGATCCCTAGCAGGCTTCCGGTTTGGGGATCGGGAGGTCCTTCCAAAGTGACGTAAAGGACATAGTTATGGCCGTGACTATTTGGATTGTTGCATTTTCCGTAGATTCTTCTATTTTCGGCGTCAGAAAGCTGTTTGGAATGAAGTCGATGCGCAGAGGAAAAGCGAAAGACCTGAGTATGATAGACCAGAGAAGGGGCGACGGGTTTTATTTTTGACGAGAGATGATAATCGGCGAAACTCTCTTCATTTTCGTAAAGCCGTACTCGGGAAAGGCTTAGATCCCGGTTTCTTTCCTGAAAAAGATCGCCCAAGGTGTGAGCAATGTGATCCACAGTCGGAAGTTTTTCTTTAAAGTAGGGGAGATCAAGATTCAAATGCCGATGGTCAAATTCCTCCAGAAGGTGGAGCATTCTTTCTTTCAGTTCAACCGTGTTGATGACCATTCCTGTTACCGGATCGATCGCACCTTCCAACGTGAGCTCGAGCAGATAGTTATGTCCATGGGTATTCATCTCTTTACCAAATTGGGACAAATTCATTTCCTTCTCTTGCCTGGGGTCCGCCAAAAAATGAGAGGAAGAGAACTCGATTCTCTTTGTAATATAGAGTAATCCCATCGGCTTCGACCCTCTTAGCCCCAGATTCCGTCGGGGACTTTCAGCCTTTCGACCGGTTTTCCCTGTTGAATATGTTCTTTCACAATCGTTGCGACATCCTCTGCAGAGGTGACCTTTTGATACCAGGTAGCGTCGGGATAGACAATGACGAGCGGACCGAGAGGACAGGGACCGATGCAGGTCGAACCGGTGACAATCACTTCACCAAAAAGGCTATTATTTTCAATTTCTGACATAAAATGGGTTAAAAGCTGATTGGACCCTTTTTCTCCACATGACCCTCGGGGGTGCCCCGGGGGACGGTTATTGGTGCAGACCAGTACGTGGTGTTTTGGTTTAGGCATAACAAAACTCCTCTTATTTGAAATTCATCGTGTCAAAAGTCAGTAAACATCCATCATATCTTGATCAATGAAATGAAGTCAATTTCAAAACCGGCTACTTCAGGCTTTCAAGTACTT is a window from the Nitrospirota bacterium genome containing:
- a CDS encoding (2Fe-2S) ferredoxin domain-containing protein, with the protein product MPKPKHHVLVCTNNRPPGHPRGSCGEKGSNQLLTHFMSEIENNSLFGEVIVTGSTCIGPCPLGPLVIVYPDATWYQKVTSAEDVATIVKEHIQQGKPVERLKVPDGIWG
- the ruvB gene encoding Holliday junction branch migration DNA helicase RuvB, which gives rise to MDERVLQREPIDDEIRLEQNLRPQTLSQYVGQQKVKENLSIYIEAAKKRGEVLDHVIFYGPPGLGKTTLAHIIAREMGVNIKATSGPAIEHQGDLAAILSNLSDNDIFFIDEIHRLTPTVEEILYPAMEDFQLDLIIGQGPSARTIKLDLPKFTLVGATTRAGLITSPLRDRFGVVQRLEFYTSAELATIIRRSASILNVDIDEAGSLEIAARSRGTPRIANRILRRVRDYAEVKAKGVITLEVAKEGLELLEIDDRGLDAMDRKLLRMIVEKFGGGPVGVETLAAAMNEEKETLEDVYEPYLIQNGFIDRTPRGRMAADATYQLFDLKKGSPPFEGQPKLL
- the folE gene encoding GTP cyclohydrolase I FolE; protein product: MPKKIKNTSPEIEMQRLIRRQLELIGENPKRDGLLKTPDRVQKSLDFLTKGYKQDLNEILNDALFDIDYEEMLIVKDIDFYSLCEHHLLPFFGKCHVAYIPTQKVIGLSKLPRIVEVFSRRLQVQERLTKQIADAIQKTISPVGVGVVMKAQHLCMMMRGVEKQNTVAVSSAMLGSFRSDHKTREEFLNLINSSHH
- a CDS encoding 6-carboxytetrahydropterin synthase, with protein sequence MGLLYITKRIEFSSSHFLADPRQEKEMNLSQFGKEMNTHGHNYLLELTLEGAIDPVTGMVINTVELKERMLHLLEEFDHRHLNLDLPYFKEKLPTVDHIAHTLGDLFQERNRDLSLSRVRLYENEESFADYHLSSKIKPVAPSLVYHTQVFRFSSAHRLHSKQLSDAENRRIYGKCNNPNSHGHNYVLYVTLEGPPDPQTGSLLGIEKSHQFIRRDISDRYDHHYLDQDFDEFKENVSTAENILVIVWNRLFPSLSNRLYKLKLIETRDNYFEYFG